A single region of the Acinetobacter sp. SAAs474 genome encodes:
- a CDS encoding helix-turn-helix transcriptional regulator — translation MSTILGDKIKKLRKGKNLTLEGLAKKANISKSYLWELENNDAKKPSAEILAQIAEHLDVTTDFLLEKDDREPTEIDSDNSFFRNYKNLESSQKAQLRDIMNVLKQAGNKND, via the coding sequence ATGTCAACCATACTTGGAGATAAAATTAAAAAACTCAGAAAAGGTAAAAATTTGACTTTAGAAGGTCTTGCAAAAAAAGCGAACATTAGCAAAAGTTATTTGTGGGAACTTGAAAACAATGATGCAAAGAAACCATCCGCTGAGATATTGGCTCAAATTGCAGAACATCTTGACGTTACAACAGATTTTCTTTTAGAAAAAGATGATCGTGAACCCACAGAAATTGATAGCGATAATTCTTTTTTTAGAAACTATAAAAATTTAGAGTCGAGTCAAAAAGCACAGCTTAGGGATATTATGAATGTTTTGAAGCAAGCGGGGAATAAAAATGACTGA
- a CDS encoding ImmA/IrrE family metallo-endopeptidase, producing the protein MTETVWTPYKASTKINKMLDTIYPHSIERFPVDLEFLAKNIHTLFNWNDPISQVESANVDRFEGVLFKNNNNSWTLLYNNTIPSKERIRFTQAHEIGHYVLHRTQQEEFMCSEQIIREFDDDQINIEDQANLFASNLLVPIRDFRKITEQQVFSFDFLSFCTNRYGVSLEAILIKWLELTDENMVAIISIDGFMKWSYSSKRAYRAKAVFPTRKKIIQIPEKSLCANHLTPNCLEGSLVQTNIWFEGAAPHGYLTEYKLLTESLDRIITILKLPRDEELWYCSNQN; encoded by the coding sequence ATGACTGAAACAGTCTGGACTCCCTATAAAGCATCAACGAAAATAAATAAAATGCTTGATACGATTTATCCTCATTCAATTGAGCGATTTCCAGTTGACCTAGAGTTTTTGGCAAAAAATATACATACGCTTTTTAACTGGAATGATCCTATATCTCAAGTTGAATCTGCGAATGTTGATCGATTTGAAGGGGTTCTTTTTAAAAATAACAATAACAGTTGGACGCTACTTTACAATAATACGATCCCTTCCAAAGAAAGGATTCGTTTCACGCAAGCTCATGAAATTGGACATTATGTTCTTCATAGAACTCAACAAGAAGAGTTCATGTGTTCAGAACAAATTATTCGAGAATTTGATGATGATCAAATCAACATAGAAGATCAAGCAAACCTATTTGCGTCTAATCTACTTGTACCTATTCGAGATTTTAGAAAAATTACAGAACAGCAAGTTTTTTCCTTCGATTTTCTCAGTTTTTGCACCAATCGCTATGGTGTTTCATTGGAAGCCATTTTGATTAAATGGCTGGAATTAACTGATGAAAATATGGTGGCAATTATTTCTATTGATGGTTTTATGAAATGGTCTTATTCAAGTAAAAGAGCATATCGGGCAAAAGCTGTATTTCCCACGCGGAAGAAAATTATTCAAATTCCTGAAAAATCTCTTTGTGCCAATCATTTAACCCCAAATTGTTTAGAAGGTTCTCTTGTTCAAACAAATATTTGGTTTGAGGGTGCAGCACCTCATGGTTATTTGACAGAATATAAACTTTTAACTGAAAGCCTTGATCGTATTATTACTATTTTAAAACTTCCTCGTGATGAGGAACTTTGGTATTGTTCAAACCAAAATTAG
- a CDS encoding DNA cytosine methyltransferase, translated as MNYIELFAGCGGLSLGLEASGHNLVIANELSPMAAETFAYNFFNESLDEKATKHTLWINSNFPKHEMSKRLRENPRTYPSIVDGGFSDLDQNTQLNKKLLVGSIVELNKLLQQQPELLRQIQDQHLEGGLDLVSGGPPCQSFSMAGLRQLGNERNTLPWEFAKFVELTNPKFVLLENVSGILRAFNTEAGQFYAWYEVAKAFSKINYVPLCLHVNAKYTGVAQNRPRFILLGVRADIYANIIQKLNKKEQDILKHSYQFFEKVQLNTDLEYGHLKYFDVDKDTTFFHGTFLEPLIAYKGQEFSVADAIQDLSIENHQPRSKYVKKLDTLFNPLLNKHKSLNNYDLRTNGAHVKKRFKLYQNLNLVSSSTKKEVQQILKGLTLLLSDNAFDELKNLTFLNEEGQSINFSNKPEFVQYLQAHQTKKQTQKALVAHQPAPAALSIPDDACHYCDLRTLTVREMARVQSFPDNFKFLSKVTTGGQMRKFEVPQYTQVGNAVPPLLGFALGLVVKYLIDLQ; from the coding sequence TTGAACTATATCGAGTTATTTGCGGGTTGTGGTGGTCTATCTCTTGGCTTAGAAGCTTCAGGGCATAACTTAGTTATTGCTAATGAGTTATCACCAATGGCAGCCGAAACCTTTGCGTATAACTTCTTTAATGAAAGTTTAGATGAAAAAGCAACAAAGCATACGCTTTGGATTAATTCCAATTTTCCTAAACATGAAATGTCAAAAAGACTAAGAGAAAATCCTAGAACCTATCCATCTATAGTGGATGGCGGCTTTAGTGACTTAGATCAAAATACCCAGCTTAATAAAAAACTACTGGTTGGTAGCATTGTAGAACTTAATAAATTATTACAACAACAACCTGAATTATTAAGACAAATACAGGATCAGCATCTAGAAGGTGGTTTAGATTTAGTTTCTGGTGGGCCTCCATGTCAAAGCTTTAGCATGGCTGGATTAAGACAATTAGGAAATGAAAGAAACACCTTACCTTGGGAATTTGCCAAGTTTGTGGAGCTAACAAATCCTAAATTTGTATTGCTAGAAAATGTTTCTGGGATTTTAAGAGCTTTTAATACAGAGGCTGGGCAATTCTATGCCTGGTATGAGGTTGCCAAGGCTTTTTCAAAAATTAATTATGTCCCATTATGCTTACATGTAAATGCAAAATATACAGGGGTTGCACAGAACCGCCCACGATTTATTCTTCTAGGTGTTCGTGCTGATATTTACGCTAACATCATTCAAAAATTAAATAAAAAAGAGCAAGACATCCTAAAGCACAGCTATCAGTTTTTTGAAAAAGTTCAGTTAAATACTGATTTAGAATATGGGCACTTAAAGTATTTTGATGTCGATAAAGATACAACGTTTTTTCATGGCACCTTTCTTGAACCATTAATTGCCTATAAGGGCCAAGAATTCTCCGTAGCTGATGCGATACAAGATTTATCTATAGAAAATCACCAGCCAAGATCTAAATATGTAAAGAAACTAGATACGCTGTTCAATCCTTTGTTGAATAAACATAAGAGCTTAAATAATTATGATCTTAGAACGAATGGTGCTCATGTCAAAAAGCGTTTTAAGTTATACCAAAATTTAAACTTGGTTTCTTCTAGTACGAAAAAAGAAGTACAGCAGATCTTAAAAGGCTTAACCCTTTTACTTTCTGATAACGCATTTGATGAATTAAAAAATTTAACCTTTTTAAATGAAGAAGGCCAATCGATTAATTTTTCGAATAAACCTGAGTTTGTACAGTATTTACAGGCACATCAGACAAAGAAACAAACACAGAAGGCTTTAGTCGCGCATCAACCTGCACCTGCGGCTTTGTCTATTCCTGATGATGCTTGTCATTACTGTGATTTAAGAACACTCACTGTTCGAGAAATGGCTCGAGTACAATCTTTTCCAGACAACTTTAAGTTTTTATCTAAGGTAACGACTGGTGGTCAAATGAGGAAATTTGAAGTTCCCCAATATACTCAGGTTGGTAATGCAGTTCCCCCACTATTAGGGTTTGCTTTAGGTTTAGTAGTTAAATACCTAATTGATTTACAATAA
- a CDS encoding MvaI/BcnI family restriction endonuclease has product MNQRTPIKLNTEQTELSLKNRKYLAQNGIDYGLLSITQTGLNKSIMDAIGSLRTYLKENQYHNYSEQKQGTNYKILKPCQLVISDTNTQDQKVSLYRPETKSGDPRIWIYGLKNVAGPGDELALIIDKGDLYAFNISKLDLTHNQILNKIIHDYEETAMELLSLLENLSKKGRLQSVMSGRHDTAIGRTIEHVLGIPINSSPFPDYKGIELKSGRLNKVSNRTNLFAQVPDWSISTLKSSKEIVDKYGYERGDDLKLYCTIKTHAYNPQGLGFEVDFEQDRLNELHITDGPVVSWLGDTLRNKLLEKHRETFWIKANSDIENGNEFFTLSSITHTKNPVSSQFLVLMEQGIITMDHLIKRKDKTGKTSEKGPLFKIKPEHLSLIFPEPKHYSL; this is encoded by the coding sequence ATGAATCAGCGAACACCTATTAAACTCAACACTGAACAAACAGAACTTTCATTAAAAAATAGAAAATATCTTGCTCAAAATGGTATTGATTACGGTTTGTTATCCATTACACAAACTGGCCTTAATAAATCGATTATGGATGCCATAGGTTCTTTGCGAACATACCTGAAAGAGAACCAGTACCACAATTATTCTGAACAAAAACAAGGAACAAATTATAAAATATTAAAACCATGCCAATTGGTAATATCTGATACCAACACCCAAGATCAAAAAGTTAGCCTATATCGTCCTGAAACAAAATCAGGAGATCCAAGAATTTGGATTTATGGATTAAAAAATGTAGCTGGACCAGGTGACGAACTGGCACTAATTATTGATAAGGGTGACTTGTACGCTTTTAATATCTCAAAATTAGATCTGACCCATAATCAAATCTTAAATAAGATCATTCATGACTATGAAGAAACAGCGATGGAGCTACTTAGTCTATTAGAAAACTTAAGTAAAAAAGGAAGATTACAATCAGTTATGTCTGGTCGGCATGATACAGCGATAGGCAGAACAATTGAGCATGTTTTAGGTATTCCAATTAATTCTTCACCTTTTCCAGATTATAAAGGGATTGAACTAAAATCTGGTCGTCTAAATAAAGTTTCAAACCGTACAAATTTATTCGCTCAAGTCCCAGACTGGTCAATAAGCACATTAAAAAGTAGTAAAGAAATCGTTGATAAATATGGTTATGAGCGTGGTGATGATTTAAAACTATATTGTACGATTAAGACACATGCATATAATCCTCAAGGTCTTGGCTTTGAAGTGGATTTTGAACAAGATCGACTTAATGAGCTACACATAACAGATGGGCCGGTGGTTAGTTGGCTAGGTGATACCCTTAGAAATAAGTTATTGGAAAAGCATAGAGAAACTTTTTGGATCAAGGCCAATTCAGATATAGAAAATGGTAATGAATTTTTTACATTGAGTTCTATTACACATACTAAAAATCCTGTTTCGAGCCAGTTTCTTGTACTTATGGAACAAGGAATAATTACCATGGATCATTTAATCAAACGTAAAGATAAAACTGGAAAAACAAGCGAAAAAGGGCCTTTATTTAAAATAAAACCTGAACACTTAAGTTTAATTTTTCCTGAGCCAAAGCATTACAGTCTATAG
- the mobC gene encoding MobC family replication-relaxation protein — translation MSNLIASRVEQREIRAAKEHTILSFLLDEGYSTSKILALVLNMTPNGMQRILRAMEVKQLIKSHQVAVPLSERKLSVWGLTPTGAFLVIPKNELLRFFEVGRVKPVTMEHSLALQRVKAIALRSGWLRWESSSRLLKKANESRSTWVQVPDAVACSPKSRKIAIELERTVKTPKRYVEILANYAEMISKGVIDEVIYVCPEKLAPRLGRLFYRIEKIIFKGKVIPTPTGLLERFYFIPYEEWDIKANEF, via the coding sequence ATGTCTAATTTAATTGCATCAAGAGTTGAACAAAGAGAAATAAGGGCAGCTAAAGAACATACGATTCTTTCATTTTTATTAGATGAGGGGTACAGCACCTCTAAGATACTGGCTTTAGTTCTGAATATGACACCGAACGGCATGCAAAGAATACTTCGTGCTATGGAGGTTAAACAGTTAATTAAATCTCATCAAGTGGCAGTGCCATTAAGCGAAAGGAAGCTATCAGTTTGGGGCTTAACACCAACGGGTGCATTTTTGGTCATACCAAAAAATGAGCTGTTACGGTTTTTTGAGGTAGGTCGTGTGAAACCCGTCACGATGGAGCATAGTTTGGCTCTACAGCGTGTTAAGGCAATAGCACTTAGGTCAGGCTGGCTTAGATGGGAAAGTAGCTCTAGGCTGCTTAAGAAAGCAAATGAGAGCCGTTCTACATGGGTGCAAGTTCCAGATGCAGTTGCATGCTCTCCCAAAAGTCGAAAAATCGCTATTGAGTTAGAACGGACTGTCAAAACGCCAAAACGTTATGTTGAAATTTTGGCGAACTATGCCGAAATGATCTCGAAAGGGGTCATTGATGAGGTGATTTATGTTTGTCCTGAGAAGTTAGCCCCCCGATTAGGAAGACTTTTTTACCGAATTGAAAAAATTATTTTTAAGGGAAAGGTCATCCCAACACCTACAGGTTTATTAGAGCGTTTTTATTTCATTCCATATGAGGAATGGGATATTAAAGCCAATGAATTTTAA
- a CDS encoding type IV secretory system conjugative DNA transfer family protein: MKAFIVFLILVFSYFFIPDISRGLSKFFEYRYAHVISLITGILIFISFNFGQSVSSISKLLERLVSYLTILFLITFFVLWVNAYYWKKVTGAELIIFLGFSTLGFFICILMDRIFTPSLEKVKATVTQKSGTQRDARSDIRTIDESFTEILEYDPVPYFKKDGWFFGIGADGLPIMYESKNLPHLQITGASGFGKSVELASLGYQAILKGETLIHFDPKQGGDEWTAHVLRQAAQNMGVPFYFINLCSPVPQINILQDATIAQKVNLLVRLLNLEKNDSNADYFRTKSRKMARFIAKNYEENMTLRELSSLYGQYIQDQEADGFADDLEELAEVDAINAKQGLSLKEVIEKGHVVYIAGDWEDPKNVMAQRMILARFIQIVSERDNTETPTQVCISLDELSFQNSKIFGDAIKIIRDKGLHFILAHQSLSDLRDVPQNMDAKAFEGAVLTNCPLKFTYRAVDTETAQYFSDLSGKILIDDEARNIETTISLSNRVVGEKQIRQAERNFIDFNMMLSLPRNTGVLFGNGLAKVASVYPVMVEKHADTKKMMRFEEDDTPKKLDSGSTLIFPELS, encoded by the coding sequence ATGAAAGCATTTATAGTTTTTTTGATTTTGGTTTTTTCTTACTTTTTCATTCCAGATATTTCTAGAGGATTAAGTAAATTTTTTGAATATAGGTATGCACACGTAATTTCTTTAATCACTGGAATATTGATATTTATTTCATTTAATTTTGGTCAATCAGTAAGCTCAATTTCTAAACTCTTAGAAAGGTTGGTTTCTTACTTAACAATATTGTTCTTAATCACTTTTTTTGTATTGTGGGTAAATGCTTATTATTGGAAAAAAGTTACTGGTGCAGAGCTTATTATTTTCTTAGGATTCAGTACCTTAGGTTTTTTTATTTGTATTTTAATGGATCGTATTTTTACTCCTTCACTTGAGAAAGTAAAAGCAACGGTCACACAAAAATCTGGAACTCAGCGAGATGCGAGATCAGATATCAGAACGATTGATGAGAGCTTTACAGAGATATTGGAATATGATCCTGTACCGTATTTTAAAAAAGATGGGTGGTTTTTTGGTATAGGGGCTGATGGTTTACCCATTATGTATGAGAGTAAAAATCTTCCACATCTACAAATTACGGGCGCATCTGGTTTTGGCAAAAGTGTGGAGTTGGCATCGTTAGGATATCAGGCCATTTTAAAAGGAGAAACGTTGATTCATTTTGATCCTAAACAAGGTGGTGATGAGTGGACTGCGCATGTACTGAGGCAAGCGGCTCAAAATATGGGAGTACCTTTTTACTTCATAAATCTTTGTTCACCTGTGCCTCAAATTAATATTCTTCAAGACGCGACGATTGCTCAAAAGGTCAATCTTTTGGTTAGGCTTTTGAACTTGGAAAAGAATGATAGTAATGCCGACTATTTCCGAACGAAGAGTCGGAAAATGGCAAGATTTATTGCAAAGAATTATGAAGAAAATATGACCTTAAGAGAGCTGAGTTCCTTATATGGTCAGTACATTCAAGATCAAGAGGCTGATGGTTTTGCTGATGATTTAGAAGAACTTGCCGAAGTTGATGCGATTAACGCAAAGCAAGGTCTGTCTTTAAAAGAGGTCATTGAAAAAGGTCATGTGGTTTATATCGCGGGAGATTGGGAAGATCCCAAAAACGTGATGGCACAAAGAATGATATTGGCTCGATTTATTCAAATCGTGAGTGAGCGAGACAATACTGAAACGCCTACACAAGTTTGTATTTCTTTAGATGAGCTTTCTTTCCAAAACTCAAAAATATTCGGGGATGCTATTAAGATTATTCGAGATAAAGGTCTGCATTTTATTTTGGCTCATCAAAGTCTTTCAGATTTAAGGGATGTACCGCAAAACATGGATGCAAAAGCCTTTGAAGGTGCTGTTTTAACGAATTGTCCTCTTAAGTTTACATATCGTGCTGTAGATACGGAAACAGCTCAATATTTTTCAGATTTGTCTGGGAAAATTTTAATTGATGATGAGGCTCGAAATATTGAAACAACAATCAGTCTGAGTAATCGCGTGGTGGGTGAAAAGCAGATTCGTCAGGCAGAACGAAACTTTATTGATTTCAATATGATGTTATCTCTGCCTAGAAATACTGGTGTGCTTTTTGGGAATGGGCTTGCAAAGGTTGCGTCTGTTTATCCTGTTATGGTTGAAAAACATGCGGATACTAAGAAGATGATGCGTTTTGAAGAGGATGATACTCCTAAAAAATTAGATTCTGGTTCAACGCTTATTTTTCCTGAGTTGAGTTGA